In a single window of the Prionailurus viverrinus isolate Anna chromosome D3, UM_Priviv_1.0, whole genome shotgun sequence genome:
- the LOC125149291 gene encoding 60S ribosomal protein L39-like, with the protein MTNSYFAELTVVSVSSHKTFRIKQFMAKEQKQNHPIPQWIQIKTGNKIRYNSKRRHWRRTKLHLQGIAHEMAHTLMLREAPCSSPITL; encoded by the exons ATGACCAACAGCTATTTTGCAGAG TTGACGGTTGTCTCCGTGTCTTCTCACAAGACTTTCCGGATCAAGCAATTCATGGCCAAGGAACAAAAGCAGAATCATCCTATTCCCCAGTGGATTCAGATAAAAACCGGTAATAAAATCAGGTACAACTCCAAGAGGAGACACTGGAGAAGAACCAAGCTGCATCTACAAGGGATCGCACATGAGATGGCACACACATTAATGCTGCGTGAGGCCCCATGTTCCTCCCCTATCACTCTGTAG